Proteins encoded in a region of the Tachyglossus aculeatus isolate mTacAcu1 chromosome 11, mTacAcu1.pri, whole genome shotgun sequence genome:
- the CREBL2 gene encoding cAMP-responsive element-binding protein-like 2 has protein sequence MGLSSESQESTTAVSPGVGGKVKKPGKRGRKPAKIDLKAKLERSRQSARECRARKKLRYQYLEELVSSRERAICALREELEMYKQWCLAMDQGKIPSEIQALLTSSEEQSRIQQESSKQPKVGKAETSNNPSW, from the exons ATGGGACTATCTAGTGAGAGCCAAGAGAGCACAACCGCAGTTAGTCCG GGAGTCGGAGGGAAAGTCAAGAAGCCGGGGAAGCGGGGCCGGAAGCCAGCCAAGATTGATCTGAAGGCAAAGCTCGAGAGGAGCAGGCAGAGCGCGCGAGAATGCAGGGccaggaagaaactgaggtaccagTACTTGGAAGAATTGGTGTCCAGCCGAGAGCGAGCAATCTGTGCCCTCCGCGAAGAACTGGAAATG TACAAGCAGTGGTGCCTGGCCATGGACCAAGGAAAGATCCCTTCGGAAATCCAGGCCCTGCTCACCAGCAGCGAGGAGCAGAGCAGGATCCAGCAGGAGTCCAGCAAGCAGCCCAAGGTGGGCAAGGCAGAGACGAGTAACAACCCCTCCT GGTGA
- the GPR19 gene encoding probable G-protein coupled receptor 19 isoform X2 has translation MVLVSGGMEAAGKPSLAAPATWLPFQDFNHPDPSITPPGQAGPPLPEGLGGTRGNGTDSRYEPAPAEIVAASLAFGALWLLSVFGNALVCLVIYRSRRAQSTTNYFVVSLACADLLLSVTSAPFALLQVTSGRWALGGVTCKLVRYFQSLAPGVQIYVLLSICVDRFYTIVYPLSFKVSREKAKKMIAASWILDAAFVSPALFFYGSGGDGHCDFFPPSSWDGALYSTVHLLVGFLIPSALIVLFYQKVIKYIWRVGTDGRTVRRTMNVVPRTKVRTIKMFLTLNLVFLLSWLPFYVAQLWHPQETDRRRSAAVFTAVTWLSFSSSASKPTLYSVYNSNFRRGIKETFCMSSMKCYRSNAYTITTSSRMAKKNYVGISEAPAVAKASAKDSIYDSFDREAREKKLAWPIHSNPPNTFV, from the coding sequence ATGGTTCTGGTGAGCGGCGGGATGGAGGCAGCCGGCAAACCTTCCCTCGCTGCCCCGGCTACTTGGCTCCCCTTCCAGGACTTCAACCACCCTGACCCCTCCATTACCCCgccgggccaggccgggccccCCCTCCCCGAGGGCCTCGGCGGGACCCGCGGGAACGGGACGGACTCCCGCTACGAGCCCGCCCCGGCGGAGATCGTGGCCGCCAGCCTGGCCTTCGGTGCCCTGTGGCTCCTGTCCGTCTTCGGGAACGCCCTGGTGTGCCTGGTCATCTACAGGAGCCGCCGGGCCCAGTCCACCACCAACTACTTCGTGGTCTCCCTGGCGTGCGCCGACCTCCTCCTCAGCGTGACCAGTGCCCCCTTCGCCCTGCTGCAGGTGACCTCGGGCCGCTGGGCCTTGGGCGGCGTCACGTGCAAATTGGTGCGCTATTTCCAGTCCCTCGCCCCCGGCGTCCAGATCTACGTGCTGCTCTCCATCTGCGTCGACAGGTTCTACACGATCGTCTACCCGCTGAGCTTCAAGGTGTCGCGGGAGAAGGCCAAGAAGATGATCGCCGCCTCTTGGATCCTGGACGCAGCCTTCGTGTCCCCGGCCCTGTTTTTCTACGGCTCCGGCGGGGACGGCCACTGCGACTTCTTCCCGCCCTCCTCGTGGGACGGGGCCCTCTACAGCACGGTCCATCTGCTGGTGGGCTTCCtgatcccctccgccctcatcgTCCTCTTCTACCAGAAGGTCATCAAGTACATCTGGAGGGTGGGGACGGACGGGCGGACCGTCAGGAGGACGATGAACGTGGTCCCGCGGACCAAGGTCCGGACCATCAAGATGTTTCTGACGCTCAACCTGGTGTTTCTCCTCTCCTGGCTGCCCTTCTACGTGGCCCAGCTGTGGCACCCCCAGGAGACGGACCGCCGGCGGAGCGCCGCGGTCTTCACGGCCGTCACCTGGCTCTCCTTCAGCTCTTCGGCGTCCAAGCCCACCCTCTACTCCGTGTACAACTCCAATTTCCGCCGAGGGATCAAGGAGACCTTCTGCATGTCGTCCATGAAGTGCTATCGGAGCAATGCTTACACCATCACCACCAGTTCCCGGATGGCCAAGAAGAATTACGTGGGCATCTCCGAAGCCCCCGCCGTGGCCAAGGCCTCCGCTAAAGACTCCATCTATGACTCGTTTGACCGAGAGGCCAGGGAAAAAAAGCTCGCCTGGCCCATCCACTCTAACCCCCCGAATACTTTTGTCTAA
- the GPR19 gene encoding probable G-protein coupled receptor 19 isoform X1, whose protein sequence is MQSSSRMSALCSREDPVNMVLVSGGMEAAGKPSLAAPATWLPFQDFNHPDPSITPPGQAGPPLPEGLGGTRGNGTDSRYEPAPAEIVAASLAFGALWLLSVFGNALVCLVIYRSRRAQSTTNYFVVSLACADLLLSVTSAPFALLQVTSGRWALGGVTCKLVRYFQSLAPGVQIYVLLSICVDRFYTIVYPLSFKVSREKAKKMIAASWILDAAFVSPALFFYGSGGDGHCDFFPPSSWDGALYSTVHLLVGFLIPSALIVLFYQKVIKYIWRVGTDGRTVRRTMNVVPRTKVRTIKMFLTLNLVFLLSWLPFYVAQLWHPQETDRRRSAAVFTAVTWLSFSSSASKPTLYSVYNSNFRRGIKETFCMSSMKCYRSNAYTITTSSRMAKKNYVGISEAPAVAKASAKDSIYDSFDREAREKKLAWPIHSNPPNTFV, encoded by the exons ATGCAGAGTTCGTCGAGAATGTCAGCCCTGTGTTCGAG gGAAGACCCGGTGAACATGGTTCTGGTGAGCGGCGGGATGGAGGCAGCCGGCAAACCTTCCCTCGCTGCCCCGGCTACTTGGCTCCCCTTCCAGGACTTCAACCACCCTGACCCCTCCATTACCCCgccgggccaggccgggccccCCCTCCCCGAGGGCCTCGGCGGGACCCGCGGGAACGGGACGGACTCCCGCTACGAGCCCGCCCCGGCGGAGATCGTGGCCGCCAGCCTGGCCTTCGGTGCCCTGTGGCTCCTGTCCGTCTTCGGGAACGCCCTGGTGTGCCTGGTCATCTACAGGAGCCGCCGGGCCCAGTCCACCACCAACTACTTCGTGGTCTCCCTGGCGTGCGCCGACCTCCTCCTCAGCGTGACCAGTGCCCCCTTCGCCCTGCTGCAGGTGACCTCGGGCCGCTGGGCCTTGGGCGGCGTCACGTGCAAATTGGTGCGCTATTTCCAGTCCCTCGCCCCCGGCGTCCAGATCTACGTGCTGCTCTCCATCTGCGTCGACAGGTTCTACACGATCGTCTACCCGCTGAGCTTCAAGGTGTCGCGGGAGAAGGCCAAGAAGATGATCGCCGCCTCTTGGATCCTGGACGCAGCCTTCGTGTCCCCGGCCCTGTTTTTCTACGGCTCCGGCGGGGACGGCCACTGCGACTTCTTCCCGCCCTCCTCGTGGGACGGGGCCCTCTACAGCACGGTCCATCTGCTGGTGGGCTTCCtgatcccctccgccctcatcgTCCTCTTCTACCAGAAGGTCATCAAGTACATCTGGAGGGTGGGGACGGACGGGCGGACCGTCAGGAGGACGATGAACGTGGTCCCGCGGACCAAGGTCCGGACCATCAAGATGTTTCTGACGCTCAACCTGGTGTTTCTCCTCTCCTGGCTGCCCTTCTACGTGGCCCAGCTGTGGCACCCCCAGGAGACGGACCGCCGGCGGAGCGCCGCGGTCTTCACGGCCGTCACCTGGCTCTCCTTCAGCTCTTCGGCGTCCAAGCCCACCCTCTACTCCGTGTACAACTCCAATTTCCGCCGAGGGATCAAGGAGACCTTCTGCATGTCGTCCATGAAGTGCTATCGGAGCAATGCTTACACCATCACCACCAGTTCCCGGATGGCCAAGAAGAATTACGTGGGCATCTCCGAAGCCCCCGCCGTGGCCAAGGCCTCCGCTAAAGACTCCATCTATGACTCGTTTGACCGAGAGGCCAGGGAAAAAAAGCTCGCCTGGCCCATCCACTCTAACCCCCCGAATACTTTTGTCTAA